GACACAGCAGAAgcagaaatattttcttttatattcCATGTTATCATGTTCCTTGTCATAAAACTGGCAACTATCCACGATGTGCAGCTTGACACCAAACAGCTCAGTTAGAGATCTTGGTGTGTTATTCTGGTAAAATACAATGTAACCTCCAGGCTCCAGCAGATATGAAAAGCAAGCTACAATCATATGCTCCAGCTGGGCCTGAAATTTCAGGGATTCAGAATTTTATTCTAggttatcagatttttttggtttcactTTTCATCTTGCCATCTTCAGCCCCAAGCAGCATCACTTGAGGCAATTCATCAGGTTTAGGACAGCTCCCTCTGGAATTACAAAGTCCCTGGTACAGCTTTTTCACATTTGTAGTGATTTCCTAAAACTGTAAACTTGGGAACATTGTAGAATCAGCCCAGTTTCATATTTGTCTCTTTTATCAGTTGCCTTCTGTTTGGACTATTGCATGTTTCTGCTTTCTTCAGAGGTGTAACACTCAGGTCCTTTCACTGAGAGAACACATTGCGGGACAGATGTATACACtaaatgcagacatttttaataTCAAATAGCAATAAAATAAGAATGCTTGGTATTATCTGATAGAAACTAAATGTAACAATTCTCAgaagtgtaaaaatgaacaGCGACAGAAATGAATAATACACTGATAAATTGAATTTAAGGAGAATGGTAAAAGTGGTCATGTTGATCTAATATTTAGTCCCACAGTGACTCATGATGCAGCTCAATAGCATGTTTCTTTAGAGCCTCCTTACCTGCTAAATGCCCCTTTTTTGCCATACAGTACATCTGGTTTGTATTGAAACTTTGTTGTCTTAGAGTACAATCTGAGATAACTCTGATCCATGATTATTTCTTCAGACTCTGATAAGATCCTCTAAAGTCACAGTCAGAGAATGAGTACTACTCCCCATGACAAATAAACTGATCTGAATGTGAAATATTGGTGGAGTGTACctttaatttgccttttttggCAGATCTCTCTATATTTCACAGTATACTTATATATTAAACTATATATATTACTTAGAATACTTATATAGATCAGCATATTGTTTTCTTTCTAGGGGTTTAACTCCTCCTTTAAAtactaaataattaataatactcACCCTGCATTTTGAGTGTCAGATCTTGTACATTCGAATTAAAAGCATTAAACAGTCAAAAGTACTCattcaacaaaaacatggaCTCAGTAAGTCAAACACTGTTGGTATTCTGGGATTAACATTTAATTATCACTTCAATGTAACATACAGTAAAGTTGGGTGTTTGTATTTAAGTCATACATTTACTggacatgtttcatttaaactttTCTCTCCTTAATAGATAACGGTTTCACTTTCTACACCACCTGCAAGTGGCAGTTGCCAGCAAGTACATAACCGTTTCACATTACATTCactgtttctggaacaggccTTTTTGGGATATCAATGCCTTTACACtacaaaagttatcaaaacatATGTTTCATTTGGTGCAACACAATTAAGTTTGTATAGTACATTTAGATTTGCTATTATATGTAGAACACCATTTCTACAAACCACAAAGTTTTGGCACTTCATAAAATACTCTCAGCTGGACAGAGAAACTTActggtaatttttaaaaaatcccttcATAATCCTTTACATGTCAACATTAGTTATGATatagtgcatttaaaaaaatacaaaaatacactgaaCACCTGAGACTTCACAAGCTGAACGCAAACAAAACTTCACGGTGTTTTCATTGGTTAACGTTGATGCTAGTATGAACAGGTCCACTGTGACGCCAGCAGATGGCAGGACTGAGTAACTGAACCGCTGATCTTTGTACGACCAGAGGGGCTTCACTGAGGAGTTTTTACATCCAGCAATGAGCTGAAGTTATTGCATTACACTTTATACATCATAGTCTGATCCCAAATGTCCCCTTTTCAGtcatatattttcatatattttctgTTAGAATTAAAATATACAGCATATTGATATAACTTGAAGAGCTCTGCACTGATATAAACATGATATGTAACGTTTTCATGTTTGTGCAACATCTCTTTAGGTTGCtaatattacaaaaaacaaaaaaaaaaccacctaaaaatatgttaaatagtAAGACTGCACTAAACAAGCAACATAAGACACGCCAAAATCCTGGAAACCAAAATTAGCATAGCTGGCATGACGAGAAAGAAAACTGAGATGCTTCGAGGAGCAGGTCAACATCAGCTGGAACTCCAAAAGttgtcacaaaaaataaaaagatcgTGTGAAAGCAAAAATGCAGATTGAATAAAATAATGTACCTTGGAAAACATGGAAGAGATAAAGGGTCGTGTGGGCAGTCAGTTACAGCTGCATCCCAGAATCTCTTAAATATTACAGATGCATCCAATTCTGTGGTTAACATGCTCAAACAGTGCTGTGGAAACAACTAGACTGTACCTGAAACCACATTTAACGCTACTCTACAATCTCACGTGCATTTACAAGCACTTGATGTTAGTTAGTGAATGGCAAAACATCCCAGATTGTAAgtatgtggacatttttttgttctccAGGCTCTGTTCTTCaaatcaactttaaattaatcagTGGAAATTACATTCAAGTGCCAAGACTCAGCTTTCCTCTGAGTTCGAGTAGACACCActacaatacaaaatgtttgtGGGTATCTGTGTGCTGATTCAATGTTGCACAAAGGAACTCAAACATGCCTCAGAGCTGACTGACAGGTACCATTTAGACTGACTATATACTATAGAGGGCTAAACGATGACGATGCAAATAAggctaaaagcaacaaaaatctaATGAAAAGAAACCAAAAGTTTGTGAATGAGCTCAAAATAATTTGCATGGTGAGTAAAAATGCCTTTATGACAGCAAGTCAAGAATCTTCTAATGGAGTAACCGCCAAGTTTCCTTATTAATGTTCAAGAGAAGACTTGTCCTGGGACGATTTACCATGACATGGAAACTCCTGGTAACCCCTACAAACAGAAAGGCCAGGTGGcagtttgaacaaaaaaaaaataaaataaaatcaactaTTATGAAAATGATGTAAAGAGCACAATGGGcaggatgaaaaaataaaagaacagctAATGACGCAAAGCATGTCTCCCCATCTTCAAACACAGTACTCATTCTGTTATGGCAATGGAATTGGCACAGGTTCTGATGATTTCACCGCTGGAGGAAGCAACAGGATGAACGCAAAGACGTACAAGCACAATCTGTGTGTTCAGATTCAGCTACATCCAGCCAAAAAAGGTTTTCAGGGTGAGGAGGTGGAACATCCTCAACTAGCTGATGATTCACCTGATTAAATCAGACTGAGCTGCAGTAATCTTGCTGAAAGGCCTCAGAGAGCATCATCAGAGAAGATACAGAGTGTGTGTTGATGTCTGTGCATTGAAGACATCAGGCAAACAAGAGTCTACAAAATCTTTAAATTGCTTCAGTGTCTGTCAACTCCTAAACTTTGCGCTCTTTTTACATTGGCACTTcaatgttgtgtctttttttaaaattttcagttGAGTGTGTTGAAACAGAGcctggaaaacagaaaaaacttaCCACCTTGATTGTGGAAATGGCATCACAGCACAGTCATGTGGGTAccaataataaaacaaactgaagagGTAACAGTGTCACTGGTGGTCAATCTTAAGACTGAGTCTTTGGTGTCACTTTACAGACTTTGAGATGAGGCACTGATGGCTTTGCTCTTGGCTCGCTGGGAAGAAACTCTTCGACAGTGCAGGTAGATGGAGAGGGGATGGATGAAGGCCAACAGGGTGAGCAGCGTCAGACCGACATTCACCTGCAGACACAAGAagggagcaggaggaggggggTTTATACATGAGGTAATCAGGTGATGAAGAGAGCTAGAGGACTAGAGCAGGTAAAGTATATGAAACATGCTCACATATAAAGGATCTCCATTCAGAGGTCCTTTCACCAGAGCGAAGCAGGGATACTGCAGCAatgaaaacactgcagacagaGCCAGGATGAAACCGTACAGCTTCCCAAAGTGGCATGACGGGAAACTGcacacaaagtgacaacaaGGTAAAGATGAAGGATTAGCATTAACAACATTCCTTAAAAAGTAAATTATGACATTACTTTATTACAGTTTGATCccttatttcagttttttaaaaatttaatatttacttAACCAGAAAACCTCAAtaagattatttaaaaaatgacttttcagTAAAGACAAGTAACATAAAAAAcgcacaaatacaaaaatatctgtctcaAAACTACAACACAACACCTTATTGTTTAAATGGTACATTTATGGGCAGAATAAATTCAGTCACAACTGTTTTATGTTGTCATTTGttaggatttattatttttactatttctaTTAAACATACTGCTGGCGTAATACTGATAAACACATTACATTATGGCTACATAAAAGAGTTGTGTTGCTCTGTGAATGAATGAGAGGGTCTCGAACATTATCTCACTATGTGAATTGGGATAAGCACATCCGCTTAAAGGATAACTGGGACTCAGGATTCCTCATTATAGCAAGTAAACGAATGCGCTGACACACTGTTTATCCAGTGATTAAGGCTTAACAAGAGGGTAAAGCTGATAGTTGGTAAGCATTTTTAAAGACATCATGTCTGCCTACATATAACCTATAATGTGCTTTAACCAATGGTAGAAGAAGTACTCACATCATTTACTTGATCTTTCTGAAACACTGCTTTTGCTCCCAGGCTGTCACTTATTCACATTGTTGGATCATTATTATCTTAGCTGagtttaaaagtcatttttggaaatgttttcattcatttggaCCTATTTCTACCATTCCTCTgcttttttcctcctgttttctACAGTATATTATTACCTTAAGAACTGAGAGACAAATGAGCATTCTGGATAATGTTAAATCCCACGATATGATAATAAATTAACTGAACTTAAATCTGTATCTACTGTACAAATACGTGTCTGTGTGCTGCCTGTCTCGGAAACATGTCGTCCACAAGTAGGTGTTTCATTGTGTGTCCGTGTGACTGTGTTTGATACTCACGCCACACTGATGAAGGCTGCGTTGCCGCCATAGAGGAAGGAGCGGTTGAGCACCTGCAGGATGAAGGTGAGGTACTGAAGCGGCAGGTAAGGCGTGGaggcacaaacagaaaacagcaaacactGCAGCGCTGTCAGGAAGAGAGAAAGCACCGAAGCCCGCAGGTCCGCCTCCTGTTCGCTCTCTCCTGGTAAGatacacacaataaaaataatgaaatgaaaacagttgttcctccagaaaaataaaactaatgaaaattGGCCACAGAGAGAGTACAGACGCCCTACAGCACCTGCTCACTGCCTCATCTGCAGGCTTTAATTCTATCAAAATGCTGGAGGATCCAGGATTTTTCTATCAGAGCACCActactgtgaaaaaaatctaagtatTTCAAACTTCAAGATCATCTTCAGGTCTTGAGGGCTCTTAAAAATATTATGTATTGCAAAACTTTCTTATTCTCCTCCATTATTTTACTCTGGCAACCTTAAACGTGCAAATATATACTGCATGTTCTTATTTTAAGTAgatattttcctttatttctttattattatcaaaATATCTTTCATCTCTTTAAATGCACTTTGTTTGTTCTTGCTCAAAgtataaaatattttagttaGCATGTATaccaaatacaaatacaaatgtaaATTAAGACATTGACATTGGAGCATTACTTTCTACTCATTTGAGCTTATTGATGATGAACAAAGAATGTATTAATCCTGTATAGACGACTATTAAGCCATCAATAGACATGGCATTTATCAGTCAATTTAtgatttatcttattttattttttaagtttataTTTTTCCACCTGTAAACTgaataatgcaataaaaagaagtcagatctaaggctgttttttaaatgaaaatcattCAGAAAGAGTTCCCTACAGTAGTCTCATGTAAATATTAATGAATGCCTCTGCAGCTCTTTTGCACTTACTAAATAATTAATTTGCACATTGACCAGGGCTTGATGAATACAAGAGCTAATTTGAAATTTAAGCATAAGGAGGATAAATATAGAAATTTGGCGTCATACTATCACAGCGGCCTCTCGGCCCACATTGTTCCACTGCAATTTCCTCCGGACTAAGGGGTCATACAACAGGCATCTTCAAACGCATCCTTCATTTTAAGCTTAAGCATACACCTGTAAAATTCTGACTGCATATTGTGCAGTTGGGACGCTATCACATTGGTAAAATCTGGCCTTTGTGGTAGGTAGTACCCGTTGCAGCAGACACCTACATGgcgacacacacaaacacacaaacagactcacAAGATAAAAATAGACCCAGCAGCACTGCTGATAATGGGCTATAGATTTTTGCAAGGGCATCACACCAGCTGTGGCCTCCATcaacacttaaatgttccagaagTTGTCGTGCAAATTGCTTTGTACACTTCTATAAAAGATTAATTAAAGCTTTACTGACcatgaaaaaaatccattacTTACAAGTTGTAAACCAATTTTAAAAGTACGCCTCATCTGACTTGTGGAATCGGTGTATAAATTCACAAAAACCTCTGGATCCCTCCCCAATCTGACCAGCGGTTGACATGAACAGCTGCATGGCATCATTTAACTGCTGGCTGTCAAGGTGGCGTCCAGAAAACAATGTGGGCTACATAGATGATTGGAAACATTTCAGGGGAAAACCTGGTCCGAACCTGGAGAGACGGCACACATCCCACTTTGGATGGTGCGGCTCTTATATCTAGGAATATGGTGGAATTTATTAGAAAAGCAAACACCTGACAGGTCAGAGGTGAGACCAGGAAGCAGAATTAGTTTAACCTGTCTGCTTTAATAGTCATCAGTATCagaataaaatgctgcttacaTGCAATTTCCTGACCATATTTATTCTActttattggtttttatttcatttcatttacctcccataTTGTATATATCTGCCTTCCTTtgcatatgttgtcatttttaacattgtCTTGCTTTAtctgtacatttgattttattatttaatgttgatatttgatTTCTTATTGCTTGTTTCAAAGCACCATCCAgcggaagctatttatattttcgtcatgcccccatctatgatgacaataaagccattctagtCTATTCTGTGTGTTACCTGCAGGGCGAGGTTTGCCTTTGTGTCGGTCCATAATGAGGCCGTTCCAGGGAGCACACAGCACACCACACAGCTGGGTGATAGCAAAGGCATTGGTGTACTGGCTCACTGTGGGGACacacaagcaaagaaaaaaagcatagTTCATATATACATGTGctcatcttagaaaattgcaaGTAAGAACCAAAAGACAACGTATTCACAAAAGTTTgagcaatttaaaaaagaattaaagGATATGATTTTAGTGTTTGCCataaaagatgtaaaagaaaaacaaatgtaaaaaaaacaattgctaCAATCGTTGCTAATAAAACATCTCTTTATTCACGTCCCCTGGTGACAGGTTATGTGTAGAAGCACAGGCTAACTGGTGAGAATTGATTGAACTAAGGGGGAGGATGGTGAGCGTTTACCTAATAAGGAAGGTTGGCACATATGTCTATTGTTGCTCAGACAGAGAGGCGAAGgagtgtttgcatgtgtttacCCAGTGAAGACTCTCCGGCCGTCAGCCTCTGCAGCATGGGGTTGAGGGTGCCGATGAACAGATAGTGTCTGAGCTGCATCACCGACAACCAAAGGAGGTGCCACGCAAAGAACCTGGACAGCAAACACTCACGGAAACTCTTCACTGAGAGAAACCAGGGAAACAAAGAGGACACAAAAGAGTGGAGAGAAAGGGATGGAAAAATATAGAGAGAATTAGGACATATTGTAAGTTTATTCTGCTGTATTTTGCTCACGTTGTTTATTGGTGCCTTAACGAACTGCACACAAACCTTGTTTGACAGGGACGTCCTTGTTGAGCGGCGCTTCCTCTATCGCCGTCTGTGCATTTCCATTTGCTGCCACCTCTGAGCTCACAGTCTCTGATTTACTGCAGGTTAACCTGACAGAGGTCAAAGGCCACAGCGGGGTCAGCAACAAACTGAGGGCGTTCAAGGAGTTTACtggtaattattttaattttcaagtCTAAAATTTACACAACAGGATATAAAGAATATGTATTCTGGATAATTAAAAGTTTAGTGCTGTTGCAAGCATTTTTCATCAACACACAGTGATTTATGTGGAGGAGGGAGTGACTTTGTCTTGAAGCTCACTGGTTAtttggctttgttttgtttgaagttGGTTTTGACCCATATTTTATGCCTCATTACAcccaaaacatgttttcttgtcATCAGACTACACTGCTTTGTGTAAGTCTGAAAAAGGTTCATCATAGCTGTAAAAGTTTGCAACAAATTTAAGAGAGAACATATGACTGATGGTTTAGATGCCATACTGTCATCATAGGAACAATATTC
This Amphiprion ocellaris isolate individual 3 ecotype Okinawa chromosome 13, ASM2253959v1, whole genome shotgun sequence DNA region includes the following protein-coding sequences:
- the slc43a3b gene encoding solute carrier family 43 member 3b isoform X2, with the protein product MPGLETSLVARRCLTFATGLVECLCFAGAVFGWASLVFVLKQEGYFSSLCVNATGVNSTQVLDCSRQDEQFSLVFTIASFMNNFLTLPNGFLFDRFGTTAARLFGIFLYTTGTLMVAFSTSVLPSLLFPALSLLAVGGILFLMTNMQVGNLFGSRRSTIITLYNGAFDSSSALFLVIKLLYESGVSLRASFLFLSACSGVHLLRTFFLLPRNFIPYPLPDRYTYGLTCSKSETVSSEVAANGNAQTAIEEAPLNKDVPVKQVKSFRECLLSRFFAWHLLWLSVMQLRHYLFIGTLNPMLQRLTAGESSLVSQYTNAFAITQLCGVLCAPWNGLIMDRHKGKPRPAGESEQEADLRASVLSLFLTALQCLLFSVCASTPYLPLQYLTFILQVLNRSFLYGGNAAFISVAFPSCHFGKLYGFILALSAVFSLLQYPCFALVKGPLNGDPLYVNVGLTLLTLLAFIHPLSIYLHCRRVSSQRAKSKAISASSQSL
- the slc43a3b gene encoding solute carrier family 43 member 3b isoform X1, with product MPGLETSLVARRCLTFATGLVECLCFAGAVFGWASLVFVLKQEGYFSSLCVNATGVNSTQVLDCSRQDEQFSLVFTIASFMNNFLTLPNGFLFDRFGTTAARLFGIFLYTTGTLMVAFSTPVLPSLLFPALSLLAVGGILFLMTNMQVGNLFGSRRSTIITLYNGAFDSSSALFLVIKLLYESGVSLRASFLFLSACSGVHLLRTFFLLPRNFIPYPLPDRYTYGLTCSKSETVSSEVAANGNAQTAIEEAPLNKDVPVKQVKSFRECLLSRFFAWHLLWLSVMQLRHYLFIGTLNPMLQRLTAGESSLVSQYTNAFAITQLCGVLCAPWNGLIMDRHKGKPRPAGESEQEADLRASVLSLFLTALQCLLFSVCASTPYLPLQYLTFILQVLNRSFLYGGNAAFISVAFPSCHFGKLYGFILALSAVFSLLQYPCFALVKGPLNGDPLYVNVGLTLLTLLAFIHPLSIYLHCRRVSSQRAKSKAISASSQSL